A stretch of the Capsicum annuum cultivar UCD-10X-F1 chromosome 10, UCD10Xv1.1, whole genome shotgun sequence genome encodes the following:
- the LOC107845841 gene encoding uncharacterized protein LOC107845841 isoform X2, whose amino-acid sequence MVEEKLSIGSLLIPSMIFHLSPSKEIFFLYQYNIYLKPLFLSHPKPYIKSPLDLRLYQRHRALFIISRLLKNQRRRGIAPFGDYLVVLAYIPIKDGEKDFSSTIPSRQHPLAMYTDQKKRVAEEEATSKKIGLGIRLLSPSTEDATTAASVKFAHKFDMNIRDKRAMIYFDLIFSGSSSLSKHSELESKRRKIRASSASKILAGEFKRPSWSEATISSKKDCLAL is encoded by the exons ATGGTTGAGGAAAAATTATCTATAGGATCTTTATTAATTCCCTCCATGATATTTCATTTGAGTCCgtcaaaagaaattttttttctttatcaataCAACATATATCTAAAACCCCTATTTCTTTCTCATCCAAAACCCTATATCAAAAGCCCTTTAGATCTACGCTTGTATCAACGACACAGAGCATTGTTCATCATCTCACGCTTGCTCAAGAATCAGAGACGTCGCG GAATTGCTCCTTTTGGTGATTATTTGGTTGTTCTAGCTTATATTCCTATCAAAGATGGAGAGAAGGACTTCAGCAGCACTATTCCCTCCAGACAg CATCCTCTTGCAATGTATACGGATCAAAAGAAAAGAGTTGCCGAAGAAGAGGCTACTTCAAAGAAAATAGGACTTGGTATTAGGTTACTATCACCTTCTACAGAGGATGCTACAACTGCTGCAAGTGTTAAATTTGCTCATAAGTTTGATATGAACATAAGGGATAAACGGGCCATGATATACTTCGATTTAATTTTTTCTGGATCGTCTAGTTTGTCAAAGCATTCAGAGCTAGAATCTAAGAGGAGGAAAATAAGAGCGTCTTCTGCATCAAAGATACTCGCTGGAGAATTTAAGCGCCCGTCATGGTCTGAAGCTACTATTTCATCTAAGAAAGATTGTTTGGCTCTTTGA
- the LOC107845841 gene encoding uncharacterized protein LOC107845841 isoform X1: protein MVEEKLSIGSLLIPSMIFHLSPSKEIFFLYQYNIYLKPLFLSHPKPYIKSPLDLRLYQRHRALFIISRLLKNQRRRGTDKLKERLSYRIVSNSIAVRNLGIAPFGDYLVVLAYIPIKDGEKDFSSTIPSRQHPLAMYTDQKKRVAEEEATSKKIGLGIRLLSPSTEDATTAASVKFAHKFDMNIRDKRAMIYFDLIFSGSSSLSKHSELESKRRKIRASSASKILAGEFKRPSWSEATISSKKDCLAL, encoded by the exons ATGGTTGAGGAAAAATTATCTATAGGATCTTTATTAATTCCCTCCATGATATTTCATTTGAGTCCgtcaaaagaaattttttttctttatcaataCAACATATATCTAAAACCCCTATTTCTTTCTCATCCAAAACCCTATATCAAAAGCCCTTTAGATCTACGCTTGTATCAACGACACAGAGCATTGTTCATCATCTCACGCTTGCTCAAGAATCAGAGACGTCGCGGTACTgataaattgaaggaaagattGTCATATAGAATCGTGTCTAATTCCATAGCTGTAAGAAATTTAG GAATTGCTCCTTTTGGTGATTATTTGGTTGTTCTAGCTTATATTCCTATCAAAGATGGAGAGAAGGACTTCAGCAGCACTATTCCCTCCAGACAg CATCCTCTTGCAATGTATACGGATCAAAAGAAAAGAGTTGCCGAAGAAGAGGCTACTTCAAAGAAAATAGGACTTGGTATTAGGTTACTATCACCTTCTACAGAGGATGCTACAACTGCTGCAAGTGTTAAATTTGCTCATAAGTTTGATATGAACATAAGGGATAAACGGGCCATGATATACTTCGATTTAATTTTTTCTGGATCGTCTAGTTTGTCAAAGCATTCAGAGCTAGAATCTAAGAGGAGGAAAATAAGAGCGTCTTCTGCATCAAAGATACTCGCTGGAGAATTTAAGCGCCCGTCATGGTCTGAAGCTACTATTTCATCTAAGAAAGATTGTTTGGCTCTTTGA